From Chloroflexaceae bacterium:
CTGGTCGTCGCCACCGGTCTGGTTATTGCCTACGGGATGCTAACCCTGACGCCGCCAGAGGCCCTCGATCTCTTTGACCTGACGATCTACCTTGATCCTGATGAGTCGCTGCGGCGCGCCTGGCGTCTGGAGCGTGACGTGCGCGAACGGGGGTACAGCCCCGCCGAGGTGGTGGCCCGCGAGCCGGCCCGCGAACGCGACGCGGCCCGCTTTATCCGCTGCCAGCGACCTCTGGCCTCAACTGTGCTCCGCGTGCGTCCGGCGGCGGCAGGTCCAGCGGGGGCGCTTGACACGGAGTTGATCATCCGTCACGGGGTACAGGCGCATCCCCTCGACCCGATTTGCGCCGACCTGGCTGCCGCTTCTTACGCCGGCCTGCGGATCGAGCGTGACATTATTGATGAAGATGGCCGCGAGGGTGACCGGATCACGATTGAGTCCACGCTTACGCCTGCTGCGGCCGCAAGCGTGGCCGATCTGGTCTGGAGCCATCTGCCTGGCACGGCGCGCGTGCCGCTGGAGCAGATCGGTCAGACCCGCGCCGGTTCAACCGCTCATCATGACCCTGCCCTGGCCCTGGTGCAACTCTTCATCGTTGGCGGGCTGGTGCGGACCCGAGGCCTGTAATACGATTTTGGATTGCCGGATCTGGCGTCTGAACAAGATCTGGCGGCGGCGATTGGCCAACCGGGGTATATGTTCCGATTTACCGCGGAGCGCGCAGAGAAAACGGAGAGGATGAGCTTTTTGAAGCCCTTTGCGCCCCTCAACGTCCTCTGAGGTGCGAACGTAC
This genomic window contains:
- a CDS encoding phosphoribulokinase; this translates as MESRRPLMLGLVGDSASGKTTLVRGVVRILGHNGVTPICLDDYQRYSREERNARNLTDADPQANDLELMVEHLRALRAGGQISKPVYDHRTGSLRDPELVVATGLVIAYGMLTLTPPEALDLFDLTIYLDPDESLRRAWRLERDVRERGYSPAEVVAREPARERDAARFIRCQRPLASTVLRVRPAAAGPAGALDTELIIRHGVQAHPLDPICADLAAASYAGLRIERDIIDEDGREGDRITIESTLTPAAAASVADLVWSHLPGTARVPLEQIGQTRAGSTAHHDPALALVQLFIVGGLVRTRGL